The following is a genomic window from Caproiciproducens sp. CPB-2.
CTTCGTTTTTGATATTGACACATGGGCGCTGATATGATAATATAGTTGAGTCGTCACGCGAGAGTGGCGGAATTGGCAGACGCGCATGGTTCAGGTCCATGTGAAAGCAATTTCATGGGGGTTCAAGTCCCCCCCCTCGCACCAAGAAGACATACTTTTTCCGTTTAGGGGAATGTATGTCTTCTTTTTTATAAAGCATGTGATATTATGGATGCAGTGGTATTTTTGTATTCGCCGATAAATGCTGAAACACAAATAGGGGAAGAGGTAGTCTTTATGTTTGAAATCATTGCATTTGTGGCAACCATCATTTTGGGTGTGTTTGCTGAGTCTATTGGTACAGGATCTCATATATCTGGAGCCGGCAGCATCGCTGCAATTGCCACCATGGGTGCGTTTATTCTATGGTCTGTTAGACACAAAAAGTAAAAAATAATTTTAGCCTATGAGATTTGGAGCATAACTGAAAGATTGCAGGCTTCATTTTTCCGGCTTAGTTCAAAAATTTTTTCTACCTTTTTTACAAAAACAGCAGTTTAACCGGTAAGGTTTGACTGCTGTTTTTTGCTATGGGCAGACGGGGGAAACATCGCTCTCGCGCCGGACCGGGTCCGGAACAATCGGAAAGAGACATACTAATCTGGTTTACTTTATTGATAATCCAAGTCTTTCCACCCTTTTTAGTGCATCCGTCTGCAGAATATCTCCTTTTTCCACGACGGACGGAATCAATATACGAGCAAGGTCAGTCCATTTCAGATAGGCTGCGATCAGCTCATAGGTTCTGACCAAACCGTCAAAATCAGCCATTTCTTCAGTTTCGGCACAGGCAAGTAAAATACTTTCTTTGATATTGCTCTGTCTGCCGCCGATCAGCAGCGCATACATTTTATCTAAAGCTGCTTTAAGCTGTGCCGGAAAGGTAAACCAATACATGGGTGTTGCGAGAACGAGGATATTACTTTCTTCCAAGAATGGAGCCAATGTATTGAAATCGTCTTCAAATACGCAGGCTTCCGCTTTGGAGTAACATCTGTTACAGGCTTTACAGCCATTGATTTTGTTTAGGCCTGCTTCATATTTTGTTACAGTATTTCCGACGGTCTGCGCTCCTTTCATAAACGCATCCGCCATTAAATCGCTGTTGCCTCCTTTTCTGGGGCTGCCCGTAAGTACCAGGATTTTTTTGCCCATTTTCAATTCATCCCTTCGTATATTTTTTGCTTTATTCACCAGTATTTACAATCCTCATCTGTGATGAATCTCAGCACTTTGAGAGGACTGACTGGAATTGCGCTGTTTGGAATGTCGTAGCTGAAAGGCCGATTGTATGACCTTTCTCAAACGTAATAAATTCGGCTGGAAGTTTTTTTCTGTCATTTGGCCTTCTTTTCTGATTGACACTAAGATAAGGATAGTGTATATATATTATAAGTCAAGTATGCACATTTGAGATATATACTATACTGAAGGAGAGTGTGAGATGGCGATTGAAGATTGCAGCCCAACAGGGGCAGTTATTGAAAATACTGGTTTTGGCTATACTTTGTCGATCATAGGCGGCAAATATAAAATGATTATCATGTATTGGCTTTCAGAGTATAAGCAGATTATGAGGTTTAATGAATTGAAGCGCTGTATTGGTACGATCACCTATAAAACGCTCAGCAGTACATTGAAAGACATGGAAGCCGACCAGTTGATTATCCGCACAGAGTACCCACAAATACCGCCAAAGGTGGAATACACTCTTTCAAAACGAGGAAAGTCTTTGATTCCCGTCTTAGATATGATGTGTGAGTGGGGCGAAAGAAATCGATTGCCATATTCGAAAAAATGCAGATAGAATTGTCAGCACAATGTTAAGAGAGATGGTTAAGACTGTTTTTCCGAGATTCTGCAGGAACGTTGGCACATAAAACCCGGAAGTGGTGAAAAAGCAAATTAGAAGGAGTGCAAGTATGAATCAGTATGTTATTGTATCAGATGCCACCTGCGACCTTCCGGCTGCTTTGACGGAGCAGCTTGAAATCGTTGTTATCCCGATGGAATTTACGATGAGCGGAAAAGTGTATCGGCATTTCCCCGACGCACGGGAAA
Proteins encoded in this region:
- a CDS encoding flavodoxin family protein, which encodes MGKKILVLTGSPRKGGNSDLMADAFMKGAQTVGNTVTKYEAGLNKINGCKACNRCYSKAEACVFEDDFNTLAPFLEESNILVLATPMYWFTFPAQLKAALDKMYALLIGGRQSNIKESILLACAETEEMADFDGLVRTYELIAAYLKWTDLARILIPSVVEKGDILQTDALKRVERLGLSIK
- a CDS encoding winged helix-turn-helix transcriptional regulator, with amino-acid sequence MAIEDCSPTGAVIENTGFGYTLSIIGGKYKMIIMYWLSEYKQIMRFNELKRCIGTITYKTLSSTLKDMEADQLIIRTEYPQIPPKVEYTLSKRGKSLIPVLDMMCEWGERNRLPYSKKCR